AACGAGAAAACCGCACGGTCCGTCGCGATACTCTCGAGGTACGTTCGATCGGCGGAAAGATTCGTTTAACGCGGGGCTGGTACTGGCTCGGAGATCACCGCGACAGGATGCCCGGCTGCAGGGGAATCGCGCGCGAGCCTCTTAATCCTTGGATCGCTGTGGCCTTAAGCTCCTTTTAATTACGGAGATTATTATCCCGCTGATCCACACGCTACGCAGCAAACAGACCGGCGGGATATTACGCGTCTCCGCTATCTTCTCCTCTGCTCGAAaccgagaaaaatatataattcatgaGGCGAGGATTAAGTAAAAGCCAGAAGAAAGGAGAGGGAGGTTTTCTTGTTTCTAATAAGTTCCTCTTAAACCCGTCTAATTGgctttgttaaataataatacagatgTCTGGCGGAAGTGACGGGGACCCGACTTGTTCTTTTCGCTGGTAGGACAATCAGAAAAATAAGGGAACACGAACGGCGAACGAGAGAAACGTCTTGTTAGCGGCTCACGGATGAACCAGTTATACGAGCCGCAGATATTTATCTGAGATGTTCGGTGGTTCGACGATCGGGGATCGGGGATCGGGTCTATCTACCTACGAATCGAGCCCATACGTTTAGCGGAGTGATTGATTCTCGTCGGCCGCAACGAATGCGGTGGCCAAGCGGTCGGGTTAGATCCAGACCCCGACGAGCACCTGGTTATGGCTGGCTGGTTGCTTCTCAGGCTACACCTAATGGAATACGCTATTGTTTGCCATGGCCCCAGTGACTATGTTGCTCCTCCTCTACTTGGAACGAATCGGGGTGGTTGCCGACAAATCTATCCTCGATCGAACAAACCTTTTGCAAAATCTCCAATTCACCACTTTCTACAACGCATCGCTACGCGTCTCCATTGAGGCGTGAACGTCGTGACGCGGTCGTTCAGTCGGTTCCAAGAAAACACACTTTTTGGGAAACTTTCGTGTGCGAACAGTCGCCTCGACCAACGGGACTGGCAATTTCATAGAGAACATTGGAAAAGACGTTGGTCGATCGAGGGGACTCTCGATTTCATTGAGCATCTTATTCCGTTTCCCATACACGCATCGATGAATCCATAAATCGAGTACAAGTTGCCGATACAGAGATACAGAGCTCGTGTTCGcggcgaataaaatataaaacgtcTACACGGGAATGCAGTTTGCCTGTACACGCGTTGTCTTATCGAAGTTGTTGGCCACCGTTGAATTTACTTTCCAGCCTGGCTCGGCTTGCCCAGCAGTGTCCAACTTATCGGTCCGTATACTCCTCGGCTGTTTGCTTCCTCCCCGTTACGCGACCTCCGAGGATGACTAATTACGTGGAAACAACGAGACACCTGGTTCCCTCGCCGCTCGAAGCCGGGCTGAAGGGATTCCACCGGAAGACCGACGTCGCACTCGAAACAAAAGGCTGTCGGCCTTGTTTGCCCGGGACTGCTCCTCGACGAGCCTCGTCAGGCGCTCGATGACTCTCGAAACGGCGCGAGATCCCTGGGATCCGTTCGGCGCCGCGCATCCATCACCCTGAACAAACAGAAGAACGCTTCGATTCGAGTATCACGAATAATGGAGTTACCGGGCAAACAGTTGATACATGGTCCCTCGTTTTTATTCCGAACGTCGCGGCGTTAACGGGGCCGCGATTCTTCGCTACTTCCCCGGCATTTCCTCGGCACTTCCTCGGCATTTCCTTGGGATTTCCTTCGTATTTCGTTGTCGGTACGAGCCGGCGAACGAAAAGATCCCGTCGATACGGAGCTGTTCGGCCTGTCGGCGGCAGTCGTCTCCTACACGGGCtgcttctatttatattttaggtTCGTTAGCGCGATCGCGGGCATACGATTGAGCCGGGAAGTGGCGGCTGCGAGCCGGTTTCAATTTCAACCTTTCGAGGAGAAACGATTGGCGACGTGTTCCGTATATAAACTGGCAAGGTACGAGCAACTGATCGAATCGTTTAAACGACACGAAAGATGTTGAGAAACTGGTTCGCTCGGACCCCTGGAACAGCGAACACCGCGCGATCCATCAGATTCCTGGCTGCAACGATCACGGGATCGATACTCACGCTGCCAGTTCGGCTCGGTTGGAGGGACCACGTGGACAGCCGGTGAACGCGTCGGCCTCGAGGGATCATCGAAGGGTGGAGTCCTCGTCATTCCACGCTGCCCGCCGTGTACGGATTCGCCTTGAGGAACCTGGGGGATCGGCGAACAGTTTAGCTCGTTCGCTCGAGGGAGCGAGCACGGTCGATTCGGGAATCTATAAAGTTCCCGACGCGGTCCGAAAATATCCGGCGATAAACAGGCGGACGGTGCTCGGACGGTGCTCGGACGGTGCTCGGACGGTGCTCGGACGGTGCTCGGCCGGCCGGAGAGTGCGCTCGGCCGCTTATCGCCGGCGATGTCCCTTATCCTAATTCCACCTTTCTATTTTGCCCCGGGGCGAGGGTCCCGTCGCCGATAACGCGGAGGTGACCGACGGCTCGGCGACAAGGCAACGTCGTTGCACGAGCCGGATGGTGACGCGCCCACATTAAGGCCGTGGCCGTGTGAAACACGAAGAAATCGGGAAAGGAACGGCCGGTCCCCTCTCCCCGAGCGTCCCTCTTGCTCCCGGTGGACGGGACACTCGAAATACACGCTCCGAGGCGAGataaagaaagaggaaaggaaGCAACACGTCCGCCGAAAGGTGGACACGAGGCACCGGAGGGGCGACCGAAGATATTCCCGAACTCGAAAACCCACTTAACCGTTCGGGGAGCCGAAGATTAGAGGGCAGAGCCCCGGTGGGCCTTCGGGCCCGCTATCTCTCTCGTGGGAGCCCCTCGAGAGAGCCCGGTTGATAACGGGCCAGTTGCGCGCGGCTTTTAGCGCGGACCGACGACCAGTCGCCCCTCGAAGGGAACCGGCGACCGAAGTCCGCTTCGGGAAAACGAACAACGAGACCGAGCGCGGAGACAGTCCTCAGCGGCTAACCAGCAATCCTCGAGAAAGACGAGTCCAAACGTTTCCGAATTCCAGAGGTCGCGTTCGACAGCGCGAAATTAACTGACTCGTGCTCCCTGCGATCGATCGTTCACGGAGAGATACGGACAACGGCGAGGAGGGACACGGCGCGCGTGCCGCTGTTTATCGGATCAGCAACGGGAGGACTCGTTGCGCGATGCACATTAATATCGACGATGCTTTCAGTCCGACCTGTCCGATTATCGCGGACTGAACGCGGCCGGCATCGATCTCCGTCGTCGCGAGGCGCTAAATTGACCGTAACGCCCGGCTAGAGACGCGTCGTCGCAGATTTGAACCTCGTTGCACGCCGATCGTTAACGGATCGCCGAGTTAATATTAGCGCAAGGTTTTTCGAACGCTCCGCTCTCCATCAGCGTTCCAATATATTCGATATATTCCCTTGTTTTCGCGTTGACCAGTCGACTAGATATTCCGCAAGATTTTCTGGCACGGTCAGTCAATCGGGAACTTTTGCTGCGATCGTGAATTTCCTAGCGAATTTTCTAGTAAATCTCGTAGGGACGCGTCGCGCGAATCGATTCGGGCAACGCTGGCGCAGCTGGCTATGCCAACTAGCAATGCCAAGCAATTACAATTAGAAACTTCCATGCGAGTGTTGCTTCCCTTAATAAAGAATTCGGGGAGCAACGAAACGAGAACACAGCGGAATAAAAGAAAGATGAGGGAACTGGGTCTGGCGGTCTGTCGGAGGACGCGAAGATGTGGAATAAAGAACGGCGCGGGGGAGGGAGGAACAAGCGGTTGTTTATAAGCGGTCCGAAAGGGAACACGGCGGAAAAAGTCGAAAACATTTCTGGCGGTAcgtgaaaaaaagagaaaccacGCGATAGGTGCGCGCGCTGCGTGGAACGTGCTCGGCGTCGTAAAATCTCGGGCTTTATTGAAGCGTCTCGCCGCCCCGTTGTTTTTCTTTCGCGGCCGTGCAAACGCGAAACGGTAAAAACTCGTTACGCGAGATCCTCGACACCTTTCCCGCGAGGAGGCGCACGCGATTCGCCCGACGGCGCGCCGGTGGGAAACGTTACGGCGGAGGCGATGATAAAAATTCGCAGACCTCGTAATAACGTAGCAGGCTGCCAGGACCGATATCAGAGCGGCGATCGCCAGCAACAGCGCGGCGAAGTGGAGCGGCTTCACGCGACTCTGGAGAAGCTGGTCCGGCGACTCCTGGCCACCGATCAGGCTCGAATCGGGCTGGATCGATCCCATCGCGTTCCGCTGCGACGACAATCCGTTGAACGATCCTTAACAGAAAACACAGCATTCGGTCGCGAACCATTGCTTAACGCTACACAACGTTTACAGGAACGCGGAAAAGACTTTGAACCTAGCGTGCAAACTTTccgacgtatcgaacgaataGAGATCCAGAGCGATGTCCCAATACTTTGGCAGAAACGCGAGTAGACATTGTTGGAGCAGTGTACCCGGTTGTCGGGCTAGCTGCTAATCGCGGACCCCCAATTTTCTAACAATTTCCCCCGTTTCCGGTCGAAAGGTTCGACCGCTCGACATTCCGTTGAAACTCCCAGGCGAAACCCGTTCCGTCGGGCCGCGGCGAGGCGGGGCGGTCGAACGTTTCGACGGTCGATCGCTCGTGGATCGTTCGATTGCGAAATAAGCTCGGCGGAGGTGCGCTGTTTACCGGCGTAGTCCAGAGTGGTCCTCACGGGGTCTCGGCCGTCTCGGCCGTCTCTGTCGTGGATCCACGTGGTCACGTTCACGTGGAGATCGGCGTTACAGTAGTCGTGGCTGTCGCAACACTTCAATCTGGGCCAGGGCATACGGATCCGGCCGAGCGACGATCGGTCCACGTTGTCGGCCGGCTTCGACCTCGTGACCGAGGACTTTGTCTCGCACAACAATGGCGTGGCACCCCTGGGCAACGGGCAACGCTCCGATAAAACCGGGCCCCGCTCGATAAAGGTTCCGTGACCCCGGCGATACCGCCGGGGATTTAAATAGCACCGATTCCGCGCGATTTACGACCGCCGGAGTTGTTAATATTCCTCGGCTatcgcggccgccgcgccgatCGCAGGTGATCGATGATCGTTGCTCGACGACGACGCGAGAACATCCCGGAGGCAGAGCTGTCGCGTCCAACGAACGCTTCACGCGTTCCGTTAGGCTCGTGAAAATGGAACGAATTCGAACTAGACGAACACGGTTGGGTTCGATCGACGATATTTCATAGTTGGTCGGGTAACAGACGGTTAGAAAGTGAAACGGTTTAGACTCTAGAGTCCGGAGATCGAGAAGATGACGCGTCAACGCGTCGAACAGCTCGTCTCGCGTTGTTTGCGAGGTTGGCTCCTATCTCCGgggaaaaatgaattattcgtcCCCGCGGTAATCTGTCGATTGATATTCCGCTATCTCCGTCTCGGTAATACGATAATACGGCCGCGAATTTCATTGGCGGCGACGAGGACGCTGCTCGTTgcgaaaagaaaacgaaaaaccgAATAAGAAGAGGGGAAGAGCAGACACTGCCTCCGATATCTTGCCGCTAACAGCGTCGCTAGAAAGAATTCGTGAAAACCTTTCGTAGTCGATTATCTCGTCAAGGTTATCTGGcgtggcgcgcggcgcggcgcggcgcggcgtccgtTGAATTTATGGCCGGAGCGGACGTCAATCGTCGGAAACCGGCAAATTAAATCGTTTTCGAGGCGAGTCGGCTCGTACCCGTTGGAATTTATTGGCGAATAACAGGGAAAGGTTAGAGGTCGCCGAGTTACTTTTCCCTAAGATAGAGCCTGGCCTTTGCCGCCTCGGCTATCTGCTGGTGTACAGCGTTTCAGCGAAATAATCAAGCTTTTCGAAGCGTATACGAACTCTGTGCATCCCCTGGTCATGGCGTTCTCCCCCAGCTCCGCGTCCCCGACGAGGATCAGCTCCGTGTAGCAAGAAAACTTGGTCCTGCACGTGTTCACGCCAGCCTCTTTGCAAGCTCTGCTGGTGCACACGCATCTCCTGGCTAATCAATTGCGAGCAATCAATTGGAATTCTCGAAAGCTGGGAAAACCAGCTGGCAAAACGGCTCGCGTGTCTCAGCTGGTTTCGTCCAGTTTCTTTACTATTTTCCCGCTCGATCCGACGACTCGATCCGACGACTCGATCCGACGACTCGATCGCGACACGGAAAACCAGCCGTTCAGGGGCCGAGCCACGATTTATCGCCGCGGCGATCGTTCTTTCCGCGGCTGCTGGCCGGATGCGCGCGATTCGATCGTCGCCGGTGCAAACAAACCAACGGAAGAACCCGAGAGATACTCTTTTCCGATAGAAAACCGGACAGACTCACCTTCCGCGCGGTCGAAGCCGCTCGACAGACAGACCAGGAGCATCAGGAGAGAACGCACGCAGATTACCGGGCCGACACTCGATCGATCGAAATGCATACCGGAGCTTTCGCGGAATCGACGTGGCTCCTCAATAACGATAACCGGCCTAGGAATCACTTAGTCGCGCGGCTCGGACGGGGAATTTCATTGATAAGGGGAACACCGTCGGCAGGTTGCGTTCCTGCTATCCCAGCGAGGATCGCTCGACGCGCGTGCAACGGACAGGGACACGCGTTATCATCTCGAGAGGCCACTCCGTACCGAACGCAGGAGCGATTCAATGGCGCGATACCGCGACTAAATGCCCGAGGATCCCGAGACTCCCGGTTTTTAATGGACGAACGATTACTCGACAGACTGCGCCGATCTTTTCGATGACTTCTGGACGCGCGATACCGGCCGATCGTTACGAATCGACGATGCGAACGAGTCACTTGGCTTGGCAAGTATTTCGCCCAGACCGTTGAATCGATTCCAAAAGGACGGCAAACCGACCGTCTTGCCGGAGGAAGTCACGCGATTCGCGAGCGAATCGAACGCAGAACCACGGCGCCGAGCGGCGGCGACTGACAGCGAGAGACGTCGCGAAAACACGCTCGTCTTATCGGCGTAAAGGACTATTTGAAAATGTCCGAAGGAAGCTTCAAGAAGAAACTGTTGCCCGCGTGGGCTTCTCTAATTTTAGTACCTCCCACTGGAAGAGGAGCCGtcgcctctttctctttctctcgttcctccGTGGCACGCTcggttcctctctttctctccgctctccgctctctctccctctctctctccctgtctctGTCGTCTCCACGGCTCGACGTCGTACCCACCTCACGAATTTACTTctctatctattttaattccgtCATCGGTGACATTTGTTTCGCCGCATAGCTTTGTCGCCTGCGGACACGTAATGGGCCCCTTCCAGAAGGACTCCTCTTTCGAAGCCGGTCGCTCTCTTTCCGACGCAGCGGCCACGGTGTCCCTTTGCTCGCTGGGAAGCCAGGAATTCGTAACGATGTATCTCCTCGATCGGAACACGCTGGAACATATTACGGCCGTGATCGTCCGGTGGCTTAATGAGCCTTCAGCGGAACGGTCTACGAGCTGTCGGGACCTAGACCACAACCGGGTCCGTTTGCTTTCTATTTTCTCGAGTCTGTTCGTCCCTTGAAAATCTCCACCTCTGAAACCATCTGCCCGAGAATACTTTCTCCGCGACGCCGAAGAAAAATCGCGCTACAGATGTTGCCGAGCTCGCCGACTTATCCGAGCGACTAATTGCTTTTGTCCGGCAGTTCTCGGGTCTCCGTGCCGCCGTAATTCCCAGCCCGGCCCGCCCCGTGTTCGCAATTTATTCGCACTCTCTCGCCGGGTCGCGGCGCTCTTTTTGCGTCGCTCGCGAACTCTCTCTTAAAGCCGACCGATTTATTGGGGCAACAACGCGGATCCGCGTACGCGTTTACGCAGCCACGGGACGACGCGCGTTGTCTCGCGGCGTTACGCGGCGTCACGCGGACGACTCCCAGATGGGGGAGGGAGATCGCGCCTTTGAGCGTAACCGATAGGACGTCGTCGCGTCCTGACCGTCGATCGAGACTCACGGACAATTTGATCCTCCAGTTTCATCGAAATCGATCCCGGCGAACTCTCCGCGTACCCGGACCGGACGTTTATAGATCGTTGTTTCAGTCTCCGTCTTCCGTACTTTATTCGACCGCATTTTTGCTGATCGTCGCCGTCGAGCCTCTCAAAGATATACCAGCCAGCTTTTCCTCTTTCCGTTTTTcgcttttcgttttctttcaacGAAGCCCCTCGCCGGTCGAAATATCTTGTAAACCCGAGCGATTTATTGGAACAATAACGTCTAGACTGCGAGCGCGTTCCATCGTATCTCTGGTTGACGTACACCTGCCTGTCCAGATGTAACCAATGTTCGGCGGGACGGCCCAGCGAAACGGGAGACGACGCCCGGTTAGGCCGAATAGATACACTTTCGGAGTGCTTTCGAGAGGAATCGCAGCGTCGCTCTTTTTCCCCGCCAAACGAATACGTTTCTCGCTTCCTCGGAGGGAcacggaaaagaaaaacgaggcTTCTTCGGTGCAGGATGCTCGAGGATCGCGGCGGACGTCTGAATTGCAACGAGCATCATCCAACAGCAACGCGAATGGGAGTTTGATTGCCCGCTCGGTTTCCTGTCCATGCAACATTAAGCAGAGACCCGCCGGTTGCACATTTCTTTATCGTCGTCCGTCGAGTGACAGTAAAAGCCGGCCTGGGTTATCGGAATGACACTTGGTTACAGTCGAACGAGGTCGCCGCCAGTCTGCTCCCGCACCGCTTCTTATTGCACCGTGCCGGCGGATCGAGTGGCCGACGTAAAAAGATTTACAGGCAGCACAAGGATTTCTTTCACGCGGctaattcattgaaatgtatCGCGAACGTTCAGTCGCGATCGGCCACGGCTGCGACGCGATTGGCCCTCTAACGGGTGTCTCGACCGACGTCTTTCCCTTTGACGCTTTGCGCAGCCGGGATCTTCGGATTTCGGTAAAATGCCAATGAAACGATGCTTGGGTATCTCTCGAGATACAGATCCGAAATAAAGATAACTGTGAAAACCTTTTCCTCGGAGCAGAACGCATGCTCGAAGCACACCCCCAAAGGCTGTTTACGTTAGCATAATCACCGGCGAATTAAATCAACGACTCAATCGTGAGAACCGTATTCTCCGAGGTGTACGGGCATCGAGGTCCGCTAAACGGGTGTCTCGAGCGAGCGCGTTGCGGCGTGGGATCCGAGGGGAAAAAGAGGTATAAAAAGAAGGCCACTGCGAGACGTTGAAACATCGCACACCTCAACTCCTTTATTCGAGGTTTTAGCGCAGCGAATCTCGTGCTAATGGCTCGCTATTTTCCAACTCCAATCCTACGCAGCTAATTACAGACACGCATACGCTCGCGCACACGCGTACACGTACGCGTACGCGCACACGCAACAGTGCGAAATGTCAAACGTGTATGTCGGCTTTCCTTTCGGTGCATATTAATCCGTTACGTTCGCTGCACGGTGAATTATCCGCGCGATCTAATCGTATCGCGAGCTACTTTTGAAACGCTGACGCGATCAGCCGCGTAATTACACGCGACGATCGGTATCTATTTTCGAATTGACATCGTCACAGCCAAGTAAATTGCACGGACGGAGAATATCGGGCGACCGACTCGCGTCGCGCGTAGTCCGCGCCGAATACTTTTCTTTTCCCCGGATTAAACACGAACGTCGAAGCGTGCGCGAGTCTCATCCGGAGCATCGATCCCGATCGATCGCCGCGACCGGAGTAAACATCCGAGCCGCGGCGCGGTGGCGAACCTTGAAAAGTTTCGCCGGGTTCCGTTCTTCCACGAAGATCGCCGCGATTACGCGTTATCGCGGGATCGATCTCGAGATGGGCAAGCAAGCAGCGAGATCGGAAAGGAAGAGCAAGTCTTTGGAGAGGAAAGAGAgtgggagcgagagagaaaggaggATAAGGTCGAACTCAAGCGAAAAGATAAAGGTAGAGAGGACAAGCATCGCCTTCGGGGCTCGGGTTCGCTTCGATTGTCCTTTTTAATTAGCCACCGATCTCTTCGTACCCGGCCGGGTACGTCGAGCGTGTCTTCTTAATTGTTAATGGGAGTTACGCCCATTCCAGTCCCAGAAACGAGTTTTGATCGGGCCGGCCAGCCGCTGAATGCTCGCGCTGAATGGAagcagaaaatatttcaacagaaaacTTTCGATTCCCCGGGCTAACCGGCGTTTCGAAGTGCCAAAATGACTTGGGGCTAATCAATTCCGACCTGCAATTTGTATTTGCGTAGGGGAACATTGGAATGCGAATTTCTCTTCGATCTCGAACGATCGATTGCAACGACGAGCAAGGAGTGACTTGTACGCTACCGCGGAATACCATCGACGCGAAATTATAAGGGTTCGAGAGCAGTTTATAAGTTACGGTTACGCAATACCTCTGTGCGAGAGAATTGCAACGCCGAAGGGGGGTCGGTTGATCGAGTCGTAACAGTGGAATTCTACTATTATAGTATCGAACGCCGAGTAACAGTTTCAGTGTCTATCGTTAAATCTAGTTGATTCGATGTTCTCGAGTAAACGTGGATAAAAGGAATAAAAGGATCGTTCGATCGAGTTTGCTCGTTTTCAGTGTTCCAATTTCCACGCAGGTAGATTCGGGTGGTCGGTATCGAACGCCCGCATTTTTTCTAAGGTGCATGCACTCTAACCGTGCGACAAGCCGCTACGAGCCAAATAAGGAGTCGGAGCGCAAACGTTTATGCAAACACGGCGT
This is a stretch of genomic DNA from Nomia melanderi isolate GNS246 chromosome 1, iyNomMela1, whole genome shotgun sequence. It encodes these proteins:
- the LOC143174495 gene encoding uncharacterized protein LOC143174495 isoform X2 — encoded protein: MHFDRSSVGPVICVRSLLMLLVCLSSGFDRAEARRCVCTSRACKEAGVNTCRTKFSCYTELILVGDAELGENAMTRGCTEGATPLLCETKSSVTRSKPADNVDRSSLGRIRMPWPRLKCCDSHDYCNADLHVNVTTWIHDRDGRDGRDPVRTTLDYAGSFNGLSSQRNAMGSIQPDSSLIGGQESPDQLLQSRVKPLHFAALLLAIAALISVLAACYVITRFLKANPYTAGSVE
- the LOC143174495 gene encoding uncharacterized protein LOC143174495 isoform X1, with translation MHFDRSSVGPVICVRSLLMLLVCLSSGFDRAEARRCVCTSRACKEAGVNTCRTKFSCYTELILVGDAELGENAMTRGCTEGATPLLCETKSSVTRSKPADNVDRSSLGRIRMPWPRLKCCDSHDYCNADLHVNVTTWIHDRDGRDGRDPVRTTLDYAGSFNGLSSQRNAMGSIQPDSSLIGGQESPDQLLQSRVKPLHFAALLLAIAALISVLAACYVITRVMDARRRTDPRDLAPFRESSSA